A window of Anas acuta chromosome 8, bAnaAcu1.1, whole genome shotgun sequence contains these coding sequences:
- the NCF2 gene encoding neutrophil cytosol factor 2 isoform X2 → MSLVETIRLWQEGVCAADRKEWRAALDAFTAVQSPPAKICYNIGCIHLVLGKLAEAEEAFTQSISCDKHLAVAYFQRGTIFYRRQNHEMAVKDFKEALAQLRGNQLIDYKILGLRYRLFACEKQKLYELVAIPPGKLFRPNEKQVAQLEKKDYLGKAMVVASVVDKDDFSGFAPLQPQASGPPPRPKTPEILKALEGQPHRVLYEFIPETTEELQVLPGNIVFVLKKEKDNWATVMFNGKKGIVPCNYLEPVELQNKLHSQDEIPPEPEIPEPPSSIAPAKDRRPALDYVPVATTQPREAAAETKTAPCILKVHYKYTVAMQVQPGLSYKELLNLICKKLELQPEHTQLRYKPVGSEELVTLSTENMEAAWSHSKDNCLTVWCDITEGEGFLPEEPQKAMPEEMGATQVVAQYNYEATQPEDLEFQAGDVILVLSKVNEDWLEGQCNGKIGIFPSAFVQDCNTKDPEI, encoded by the exons ATGTCTCTGGTCGAGACGATCCGGCTGTGGCAAGAAGGGGTGTGTGCCGCAGACAGGAAGGAGTGGAGGGCAGCCCTGGATGCCTTCACAGCCGTGCAGAGCCCCCCGGCCAAAATCTGCTACAACATCGGCTGCATCCACCTCGTCCTGGGGAAGCTGGCTGAGGCAGAGGAG GCATTCACCCAGAGCATCAGCTGTGACAAGCACTTGGCTGTGGCCTATTTCCAGCGAGGAACCATCTTTTACAGGAGGCAGAA CCACGAAATGGCCGTCAAGGATTTTAAGGAGGCGCTGGCCCAGCTGCGAGGCAACCAGCTCATCGACTACAAGATCCTGGGGCTGCGGTACAGGCTCTTTGCTTGTGAG AAGCAGAAGCTCTATGAGCTGGTGGCAATTCCCCCAGGGAAGCTGTTTCGACCAAATGAAAAGCAAGTGGCTCAGCTGGAGAAGAAGGACTACCTGGGAAAAGCCATG GTGGTGGCATCCGTGGTGGACAAGGATGATTTTTCTGGATTTGCTCCACTTCAACCACAG GCCTCTGGTCCTCCACCCAGGCCCAAGACACCAGAAATCCTCAA GGCCCTCGAAGGGCAGCCGCACCGTGTCCTGTACGAGTTCATCCCCGAGACCACTGAGGAGCTGCAGGTCCTGCCAGGAAACATCGTCTTTGTcctgaagaaagagaaggacaACTGGGCCACAGTGATGTTCAATGGCAAG aaagggattgTTCCCTGCAACTACCTCGAGCCGGTGGAGCTCCAGAACAAGCTGCACAGCCAG GATGAAATCCCTCCTGAACCTGAGATCCCTGAGCCTCCCAGCTCCATTGCTCCAGCAAAGGATCGTCGGCCAGCACTAG acTATGTTCCTGTTGCTACAACGcagcccagagaagctgcagcg GAAACCAAAACAGCACCTTGCATTCTCAAGGTGCATTACAAATACACAGTTGCGATGCAAGTCCAGCCAGGCCTCTCCTACAAGGAGCTCCTGAACCTCATTTGCAAGAAACTGGAGCTCCAGCCTGAGCACACACAGCTGAG GTACAAGCCTGTGGGCAGCGAGGAGCTGGTGACTCTGAGCACGGAGAATATGGAGGCAGCTTGGAGCCACAGCAAGGACAACTGCCTGACAGTGTGGTGCGACATCACGGAG GGAGAGGGATTTTTACCAGAGGAGCCACAGAAGGCAATGCCGGAGGAGATGGGAGCAACCCAAGTAGTAGCACAGTACAATTATGAAGCCACCCAGCCCGAAGACCTGGAGTTTCAGGCAGGAGATGTGATACTTGTTTTATCCAAAG TGAATGAAGACTGGTTAGAAGGCCAGTGCAACGGGAAGATAGGCATCTTCCCATCTGCTTTCGTTCAAGATTGTAACACTAAAGACCCAGAAATCTGA
- the NCF2 gene encoding neutrophil cytosol factor 2 isoform X1, giving the protein MSLVETIRLWQEGVCAADRKEWRAALDAFTAVQSPPAKICYNIGCIHLVLGKLAEAEEAFTQSISCDKHLAVAYFQRGTIFYRRQNHEMAVKDFKEALAQLRGNQLIDYKILGLRYRLFACEILYNIALVYATMEDWKKAEEHLTLAASMKSEPQHNKIDRAMEAILKQKLYELVAIPPGKLFRPNEKQVAQLEKKDYLGKAMVVASVVDKDDFSGFAPLQPQASGPPPRPKTPEILKALEGQPHRVLYEFIPETTEELQVLPGNIVFVLKKEKDNWATVMFNGKKGIVPCNYLEPVELQNKLHSQDEIPPEPEIPEPPSSIAPAKDRRPALDYVPVATTQPREAAAETKTAPCILKVHYKYTVAMQVQPGLSYKELLNLICKKLELQPEHTQLRYKPVGSEELVTLSTENMEAAWSHSKDNCLTVWCDITEGEGFLPEEPQKAMPEEMGATQVVAQYNYEATQPEDLEFQAGDVILVLSKVNEDWLEGQCNGKIGIFPSAFVQDCNTKDPEI; this is encoded by the exons ATGTCTCTGGTCGAGACGATCCGGCTGTGGCAAGAAGGGGTGTGTGCCGCAGACAGGAAGGAGTGGAGGGCAGCCCTGGATGCCTTCACAGCCGTGCAGAGCCCCCCGGCCAAAATCTGCTACAACATCGGCTGCATCCACCTCGTCCTGGGGAAGCTGGCTGAGGCAGAGGAG GCATTCACCCAGAGCATCAGCTGTGACAAGCACTTGGCTGTGGCCTATTTCCAGCGAGGAACCATCTTTTACAGGAGGCAGAA CCACGAAATGGCCGTCAAGGATTTTAAGGAGGCGCTGGCCCAGCTGCGAGGCAACCAGCTCATCGACTACAAGATCCTGGGGCTGCGGTACAGGCTCTTTGCTTGTGAG ATACTTTACAACATCGCACTGGTGTACGCCACGATggaggactggaagaaagctgAGGAGCACCTGACACTGGCAGCCTCCATGAAGAGTGAGCCCCAGCACAACAAGATTGACAGGGCAATGGAAGCTATCCTG AAGCAGAAGCTCTATGAGCTGGTGGCAATTCCCCCAGGGAAGCTGTTTCGACCAAATGAAAAGCAAGTGGCTCAGCTGGAGAAGAAGGACTACCTGGGAAAAGCCATG GTGGTGGCATCCGTGGTGGACAAGGATGATTTTTCTGGATTTGCTCCACTTCAACCACAG GCCTCTGGTCCTCCACCCAGGCCCAAGACACCAGAAATCCTCAA GGCCCTCGAAGGGCAGCCGCACCGTGTCCTGTACGAGTTCATCCCCGAGACCACTGAGGAGCTGCAGGTCCTGCCAGGAAACATCGTCTTTGTcctgaagaaagagaaggacaACTGGGCCACAGTGATGTTCAATGGCAAG aaagggattgTTCCCTGCAACTACCTCGAGCCGGTGGAGCTCCAGAACAAGCTGCACAGCCAG GATGAAATCCCTCCTGAACCTGAGATCCCTGAGCCTCCCAGCTCCATTGCTCCAGCAAAGGATCGTCGGCCAGCACTAG acTATGTTCCTGTTGCTACAACGcagcccagagaagctgcagcg GAAACCAAAACAGCACCTTGCATTCTCAAGGTGCATTACAAATACACAGTTGCGATGCAAGTCCAGCCAGGCCTCTCCTACAAGGAGCTCCTGAACCTCATTTGCAAGAAACTGGAGCTCCAGCCTGAGCACACACAGCTGAG GTACAAGCCTGTGGGCAGCGAGGAGCTGGTGACTCTGAGCACGGAGAATATGGAGGCAGCTTGGAGCCACAGCAAGGACAACTGCCTGACAGTGTGGTGCGACATCACGGAG GGAGAGGGATTTTTACCAGAGGAGCCACAGAAGGCAATGCCGGAGGAGATGGGAGCAACCCAAGTAGTAGCACAGTACAATTATGAAGCCACCCAGCCCGAAGACCTGGAGTTTCAGGCAGGAGATGTGATACTTGTTTTATCCAAAG TGAATGAAGACTGGTTAGAAGGCCAGTGCAACGGGAAGATAGGCATCTTCCCATCTGCTTTCGTTCAAGATTGTAACACTAAAGACCCAGAAATCTGA
- the ARPC5 gene encoding actin-related protein 2/3 complex subunit 5 — protein sequence MAKHTVSSARFRRVDVDEYDENKFVDEEEGGDGQAGPDEGEVDSCLRQGNMLAALQAALKNPPINTKNQAVKDRAESIVLKVLISFKANDIEKAVQSLDKNGVDLLMKYIYKGFESPSDNSSAVLLQWHEKALAAGGVGSIVRVLTARKTV from the exons ATGGCCAAGCACACGGTGTCGTCGGCCCGCTTCCGGAGGGTGGACGTGGACGAGTACGACGAGAACAAGTTCGTGGacgaggaggaagggggagacgGGCAGGCGGGGCCCGACGAGGGGGAGGTGGACTCGTGCCTCAGGCA AGGGAACATGCTGGCCGCGCTGCAGGCGGCTCTGAAGAACCCCCCGATCAACACGAAGAACCAGGCGGTGAAG GATCGTGCAGAAAGCATTGTCCTGAAGGTTCTCATCTCTTTCAAAGCCAACGATATTGAGAAGGCAGTGCAGTCGCTGGATAAGAATGGCGTTGATCTGCTGATGAAGTACATCTACAAAGGCTTTGAGAGCCCTTCTGAcaacagcagtgctgtgctgctgcagtggcATGAGAAG gccctggctgcaggaggagtgGGGTCCATTGTCCGCGTTTTGACTGCCAGGAAAACGGTTTAA